One bacterium genomic region harbors:
- a CDS encoding efflux RND transporter permease subunit, whose amino-acid sequence MNNSNQNDAMLNKTIGFFLENKLVVFLLVAFFLTWGAMVAPFDWDIPGLPRNPVPVDAIPDIGENQQIVFTKWMGRSPQDVDDQITYPLTVSLLGIPGVKTIRSNSFFGFSSIYIIFKEDVDFYWSRSRILEKLSSLPADTLPEGVKPSLGPDATALGQVFWYTLEGRDKEGKPTGGWDLDELRTQQDWYVRYALQAVEGVSEVASVGGFIKEYQIDVDPDAMRANKVTLDHVYHAIRNSNVDVGARTIEVNSAEYVIRGLGFIKNLKDVERTVVTVRNNSPVYVRDIAHVSFGPALRRGALDKGGAEAVGGVVVARYGENPLATIKRVKEQIKKITPGLPSKILNDGTHSQLSIVPFYDRSGLIYETLGTLNKALAEEILVTIIVILLTVLHFRSSFLISGLLPLSVLMCFIAMKQFGVDANVVALSGIAIAIGTMVDMGIVLSENILKHLKDKKPEESQTAVIFEATREVASAVMTAVATTVVSFLPVFAMEGAEGKLFKPLAFTKTFALIASLVVALFILPAIADILFRIKKPKLEKVQHRFIALGLLLGGILYTALYHVWIGALLILFSLYLGFKERLPVTIMNKIKEPLIAMAVLLVGFILTKNWLPLGNQKGFLPNLLFVALVTTLVLGSFYYFQKRYEGILVWALTNKKKFLLIPGIIFVFGGWVWANLGKEFMPPLDEGSYLYMPTTMPHASIGEALDVLQKLDLAMGSIPEVETAVGKLGRADTPLDPAPISMFEIVVNYKPEYKVDKNGKRLRFKYDRKKDDFVRSFKGELIPDRRGKPYRNWRKHIKHADDIWKELTKVAQMPGTTSAPKLQPIAARIIMLQSGMRAPMGLKIKGPDLKTIESFGLQIEQLLKEVPSIEADSVIADRIVGKPYLEIKIDRDAIARYGISIRKVQDIIEIAIGGRQVTTTVEGRERYPVRVRYQRELRDDIESLEDILVPASDGTQIPLIQLSEIQYVRGPQVIKSEDTFLTGYVLFDKKPQKAEVDVVEEASAFLNQQIKSGALTVPSGISFDFAGNYENQLRSEKKLRVVLPLALFIIFLILYFQFKAVSTTLIVFSGILLAWSGGFILIWLYGQNWFMNFGFFGVNLHNLFQMGPINLSVAVWVGFLALFGIASDDGVMMATYLKQSFEKSKPQSINEIQKAVVIGAKKRIRPCMMTTATTVLALVPVLTSSGRGSDIMLPMAIPSVGGMLVAVITTLLVPVLFSSIQERKLLK is encoded by the coding sequence ATGAATAACTCAAATCAAAATGACGCTATGTTAAACAAAACGATTGGATTTTTCTTAGAAAATAAACTCGTGGTGTTTTTGCTTGTGGCTTTCTTCTTAACTTGGGGAGCTATGGTGGCTCCATTTGATTGGGACATACCAGGGCTTCCTCGTAACCCTGTCCCAGTTGATGCCATTCCAGATATTGGTGAAAACCAACAAATTGTATTTACCAAGTGGATGGGGAGATCGCCACAAGATGTAGATGATCAAATTACGTATCCTTTAACTGTTTCACTTTTAGGCATTCCTGGAGTCAAAACCATTAGGAGCAACTCGTTTTTTGGATTCTCTAGTATCTATATTATTTTTAAAGAAGACGTTGATTTTTACTGGTCTCGTTCGAGGATTCTTGAAAAACTTTCTAGTCTTCCTGCGGATACACTTCCTGAAGGGGTGAAGCCAAGCTTGGGACCAGATGCCACCGCTTTGGGGCAAGTTTTTTGGTACACACTAGAAGGAAGAGATAAAGAGGGTAAACCAACTGGAGGATGGGATTTAGATGAACTGAGAACCCAACAAGATTGGTATGTTCGTTATGCACTTCAAGCAGTTGAAGGTGTTTCAGAAGTTGCTTCTGTAGGTGGTTTTATCAAAGAGTATCAAATTGATGTCGATCCTGATGCTATGCGCGCGAATAAAGTTACTTTGGATCATGTGTATCATGCGATTCGAAATTCAAATGTGGATGTGGGTGCCCGCACGATCGAAGTCAACAGCGCTGAATATGTTATTCGTGGTTTGGGTTTTATCAAAAACCTTAAAGATGTTGAACGTACGGTTGTCACCGTTCGAAATAATTCTCCTGTTTATGTACGAGATATTGCCCATGTTAGTTTTGGTCCAGCTTTACGTAGAGGAGCTTTAGACAAAGGCGGGGCAGAAGCTGTCGGCGGTGTGGTTGTGGCTCGTTATGGAGAAAACCCGTTGGCCACAATAAAACGCGTCAAAGAGCAAATTAAAAAAATTACACCCGGTCTACCCAGTAAAATATTAAATGATGGAACGCACTCTCAACTTTCTATTGTTCCATTTTATGATCGATCAGGACTTATTTATGAAACCTTAGGAACCTTAAATAAAGCATTGGCCGAAGAAATTTTAGTGACTATAATTGTGATTCTTCTCACAGTCCTTCATTTTAGAAGCTCTTTTCTTATTTCTGGATTGCTGCCTCTTTCGGTTTTGATGTGTTTTATCGCTATGAAACAATTCGGAGTAGATGCAAATGTTGTAGCTCTTTCTGGTATTGCAATTGCGATCGGAACCATGGTTGATATGGGTATTGTACTGAGTGAAAATATTCTTAAACATTTAAAAGATAAAAAGCCTGAAGAGTCTCAAACCGCTGTAATTTTTGAAGCAACTAGAGAGGTTGCAAGTGCCGTAATGACTGCTGTAGCAACAACAGTGGTAAGTTTTCTTCCAGTATTTGCGATGGAAGGTGCTGAAGGTAAACTTTTTAAACCCTTAGCATTTACCAAAACATTTGCTTTAATTGCATCTCTTGTTGTCGCTCTTTTTATTCTTCCAGCCATAGCAGACATTTTATTTCGTATAAAAAAACCAAAATTAGAAAAAGTGCAACATCGTTTTATAGCTTTAGGTCTTTTGCTTGGTGGAATTCTTTATACTGCTCTTTATCATGTATGGATTGGCGCTCTTCTTATTCTTTTTTCACTTTACCTTGGTTTCAAAGAGCGCTTACCAGTTACAATCATGAATAAAATTAAAGAGCCCTTAATTGCGATGGCTGTTCTATTGGTAGGCTTTATACTTACCAAAAATTGGCTTCCTTTAGGCAATCAAAAAGGATTTTTACCTAATTTACTCTTTGTGGCTTTAGTTACAACCTTAGTTCTCGGTAGTTTTTATTATTTTCAAAAACGTTATGAAGGTATTTTGGTATGGGCTTTGACGAATAAAAAAAAGTTTCTTTTGATTCCTGGTATAATTTTCGTGTTTGGTGGATGGGTATGGGCAAATTTAGGTAAAGAGTTTATGCCTCCATTAGACGAAGGCTCTTATTTATATATGCCTACCACTATGCCACATGCTTCTATTGGTGAAGCATTAGATGTGCTTCAAAAATTAGATCTTGCTATGGGGTCTATACCCGAAGTCGAAACAGCAGTTGGAAAATTAGGGCGTGCAGATACCCCTCTTGATCCAGCTCCAATTTCAATGTTTGAAATTGTAGTGAATTACAAACCTGAATATAAAGTAGATAAAAACGGGAAAAGATTACGCTTTAAATATGATCGAAAAAAAGATGATTTTGTTCGTTCATTCAAGGGTGAATTAATTCCAGACAGAAGAGGTAAGCCATATAGAAATTGGCGAAAACATATTAAGCATGCTGATGATATTTGGAAGGAGTTGACAAAAGTAGCCCAGATGCCTGGAACGACATCTGCGCCTAAACTTCAACCTATTGCAGCACGTATCATTATGTTGCAAAGTGGAATGCGAGCTCCGATGGGGTTAAAGATTAAAGGACCAGATTTAAAAACCATTGAGTCTTTTGGTTTACAAATTGAACAACTTTTAAAGGAAGTTCCTTCCATTGAAGCTGATTCAGTCATTGCAGATAGAATTGTAGGAAAACCATATTTAGAAATTAAAATTGATCGAGATGCTATAGCTCGTTACGGAATTTCAATAAGAAAAGTTCAGGATATTATTGAAATCGCTATTGGTGGTCGTCAAGTTACAACAACAGTGGAAGGGCGAGAGCGTTATCCGGTACGAGTCCGTTATCAAAGAGAACTTCGAGATGATATTGAGTCTCTTGAGGATATTTTGGTTCCGGCTTCTGATGGTACGCAAATCCCATTGATTCAATTATCAGAGATTCAATACGTTCGAGGGCCACAAGTAATTAAGAGCGAAGACACATTTCTTACGGGATACGTGCTATTTGATAAAAAACCACAAAAAGCCGAGGTTGACGTCGTTGAAGAAGCTTCAGCATTTTTAAACCAACAGATTAAAAGTGGTGCTTTGACTGTGCCTTCTGGTATTTCATTTGATTTTGCAGGAAACTATGAAAACCAATTGCGTTCTGAAAAGAAGCTACGTGTGGTGTTGCCACTGGCATTATTTATTATTTTTCTTATTCTTTATTTTCAGTTTAAGGCGGTATCGACAACACTTATTGTGTTTTCCGGGATTTTGCTAGCATGGTCAGGCGGTTTCATATTGATATGGCTTTATGGGCAGAACTGGTTTATGAATTTTGGATTCTTTGGAGTCAACCTTCATAATCTTTTTCAAATGGGTCCAATCAACCTTAGTGTGGCTGTTTGGGTTGGGTTTTTAGCTTTATTTGGAATTGCATCTGATGACGGCGTAATGATGGCGACATACCTTAAGCAAAGTTTTGAAAAGTCTAAGCCACAGTCTATAAATGAAATTCAAAAAGCAGTTGTGATTGGAGCAAAGAAAAGAATACGCCCATGTATGATGACGACGGCTACCACAGTGTTAGCTTTAGTTCCAGTGTTAACGAGTTCAGGTAGAGGTTCCGATATTATGCTTCCTATGGCGATACCTTCTGTAGGAGGAATGTTAGTTGCTGTAATCACAACTCTATTGGTTCCAGTTTTATTCAGCAGCATACAAGAAAGGAAGTTATTGAAATGA
- a CDS encoding heme-binding domain-containing protein, whose protein sequence is MIAIGFVLLCEWVNAHEPALHKNKETLNFNNKKSLKVDQNGFEIISNEPTKKQLDKINALYQKKVYKIFKKKCLDCHGSSNSKPWYAQIPGPKKLINNDIKEAKKHMDMSKGFPFKGHGAPVDDLDAIERVLKEDSMPPFRYKLVHWWSGVTAKEKSTIHQWIEESKKIIKIKKGK, encoded by the coding sequence GTGATTGCAATAGGTTTTGTTTTACTATGTGAGTGGGTAAATGCGCATGAGCCAGCTCTTCATAAAAACAAAGAAACTTTAAATTTTAATAATAAAAAATCTTTAAAGGTAGATCAAAATGGTTTTGAAATCATTTCTAATGAACCAACAAAAAAACAGCTTGATAAAATAAACGCTTTATATCAGAAAAAAGTATACAAAATTTTCAAAAAAAAATGTCTAGATTGTCATGGTAGTTCTAACTCAAAGCCATGGTATGCCCAAATTCCTGGCCCAAAAAAACTAATCAACAATGATATTAAAGAAGCTAAGAAGCATATGGATATGAGCAAGGGTTTTCCTTTTAAAGGACATGGAGCACCTGTTGATGACCTTGATGCTATTGAAAGAGTTTTAAAAGAGGATTCCATGCCACCATTTCGTTATAAGCTAGTGCACTGGTGGTCTGGAGTAACAGCAAAAGAAAAGTCTACAATTCATCAGTGGATTGAAGAAAGTAAAAAAATAATAAAAATAAAAAAAGGAAAGTAA
- a CDS encoding DUF305 domain-containing protein, whose product MNSYTRFFSMIFTSTLVMLVLMYLNTYSIDHVFFSETRLYMTIYMGAAMAIIMLLFMLHMYENKSKNITILLVSFTFFIAGFFLVRSQATIEDKSWMKAMIPHHSIAVLTSERAGIEDLRVKKLANQIIEAQRREIKEMKWLIQDIKKNGIAKNQVEANNRPIPQFKGDL is encoded by the coding sequence ATGAATTCTTATACACGATTTTTTAGCATGATTTTTACATCTACATTGGTCATGTTAGTACTTATGTATTTAAATACATATTCAATAGATCATGTGTTCTTTAGCGAAACCCGATTATACATGACCATCTATATGGGAGCTGCAATGGCAATTATTATGCTTTTATTTATGCTTCATATGTACGAAAATAAAAGCAAGAATATTACTATTTTACTGGTTTCGTTTACGTTTTTTATCGCTGGATTTTTTTTGGTTCGCTCCCAAGCAACGATTGAAGATAAGTCATGGATGAAAGCAATGATTCCTCACCATTCAATTGCTGTACTAACCAGTGAACGTGCTGGTATTGAAGACCTTAGAGTGAAAAAATTAGCAAATCAAATTATAGAAGCACAGCGTAGAGAAATCAAAGAGATGAAGTGGTTAATTCAGGATATAAAGAAAAATGGTATTGCAAAAAATCAAGTAGAGGCAAACAACAGGCCCATTCCACAATTTAAAGGAGATTTATAA
- a CDS encoding glutaredoxin: MEKTAQLYRMVMEKHICPFGIKAKYLLEKNGYTVEDHHLKTREETDRFKDKHSVETTPQAFINGERIGGYTDLLKYFGKAKNETANKKTYKPIIAVFSVTSLLAISLVYFSSGKFQLVRSLELFIALSMCVLAILKLRDLESFTNQFLGYDLLAKRWVPYAYIYPFAEAGSGILMAGKQLTFISAPVAMFIGLIGGISVFYAVYIQKRDLKCACVGGNSNVPLGFISLTENIMMVSMAIWMIINVKVS; encoded by the coding sequence ATGGAAAAAACTGCACAGCTTTACCGTATGGTGATGGAAAAACATATTTGTCCATTTGGCATAAAAGCTAAATATTTGCTTGAGAAAAATGGATATACGGTTGAGGATCATCACTTAAAAACTCGAGAGGAAACAGATCGATTTAAAGATAAACATAGTGTTGAGACAACACCACAAGCTTTTATAAATGGTGAGAGGATTGGTGGCTATACAGACCTTCTAAAATATTTTGGCAAAGCTAAAAATGAAACTGCTAATAAAAAAACCTATAAGCCTATTATCGCTGTATTTTCTGTTACATCTCTTTTAGCAATTTCTTTGGTATATTTCAGCTCAGGTAAGTTTCAGCTAGTACGATCTTTGGAGTTATTTATTGCTTTGAGCATGTGTGTGCTGGCAATTTTAAAATTAAGAGATCTGGAGTCTTTTACAAATCAATTTCTTGGCTATGACTTGTTGGCTAAGCGGTGGGTTCCTTATGCATATATTTATCCTTTTGCTGAAGCTGGATCAGGTATTTTAATGGCTGGAAAACAATTAACATTTATTTCAGCCCCAGTAGCAATGTTTATAGGTTTGATTGGAGGCATATCAGTTTTTTATGCCGTTTATATTCAAAAACGAGATTTGAAATGCGCTTGTGTGGGAGGAAATAGCAATGTACCTTTAGGGTTCATTTCTCTAACTGAGAATATTATGATGGTGAGTATGGCAATATGGATGATCATTAATGTAAAAGTCAGTTAA
- a CDS encoding alpha/beta hydrolase produces the protein MKNSVKYTSLLLALAVIVFFYSAPKIRNFVHNKNAYRPLFKTSSGNGKKVLFLHGLSGTHAYWVPLKNSLDKSRYHTVALDLLGFGQSPWPDVEYSMDDHINAILSSLDPGEFTIVAHSLGTLIALELKHRYPERFKKLVLLAPLEIKDRDVLKKILKKRNMIESVMALDRFWAPLVCHIHEALGPLSFYMLRPFIPKYLPDNIVEGARLHRWESYNGSLENIVLNKQSSNYLNNDFEGIDIYMGVSDPYSKPLTSTLDQTSYRLLIGGHNFIWENSDNVKFILSHSFGR, from the coding sequence ATGAAAAATAGTGTCAAATATACTTCACTGTTGTTAGCACTTGCAGTTATAGTCTTTTTCTATAGCGCACCTAAAATTAGAAATTTTGTTCACAATAAAAATGCCTATAGACCACTGTTCAAAACTTCCTCAGGAAACGGGAAAAAAGTTCTGTTTTTACATGGACTATCTGGAACTCACGCCTATTGGGTGCCGCTCAAAAATTCTTTGGATAAAAGTAGGTACCACACCGTAGCGCTAGATTTACTAGGTTTTGGACAGTCTCCATGGCCAGATGTTGAATATTCGATGGATGATCATATTAATGCGATTCTTTCTTCCCTTGATCCAGGAGAATTTACTATCGTCGCACATTCTTTAGGTACGTTAATCGCACTTGAGCTTAAGCATAGATATCCTGAACGATTTAAAAAGTTAGTTTTGCTAGCACCTCTCGAAATAAAAGATAGAGATGTTTTAAAGAAGATTCTGAAAAAGCGAAATATGATTGAATCTGTTATGGCGTTAGATAGATTTTGGGCACCTTTAGTCTGTCATATACATGAAGCGCTAGGGCCACTTTCTTTTTATATGCTTAGACCTTTCATTCCAAAATATCTTCCCGATAATATTGTAGAAGGTGCTAGACTTCATCGTTGGGAATCTTATAATGGGTCATTGGAGAATATTGTTTTAAATAAACAGAGCAGCAACTATTTAAATAATGATTTTGAAGGTATTGATATTTATATGGGAGTATCAGATCCCTATAGTAAACCCCTTACTTCTACTTTAGATCAGACTAGTTATAGACTTTTAATCGGAGGGCATAATTTTATCTGGGAAAATTCAGATAATGTAAAATTTATTTTAAGCCATAGTTTTGGAAGATAG
- a CDS encoding Fic family protein produces the protein MKLLFDYTPSIIKLLQEISKLEGELQATKYTINEKELFASKASIEAVHYSTKIEGNALTLEQVTLALSDKSSLKIKNQRDLKEVLNYAKARNKIIHEFAKEKTITVKQVLNLHQTLLNGIVSGKLKGHFREAQNIIQDTKSKSIVYMPPQWEEVERLMHDLIVWTNQSLFADTSPLIVSALLHFQFVTIHPFMDGNGRLSRLLSNYVLYANGYTVLNYSALEKQHESDRALYYQMLRKHQAQTYYDINPDQKLNEWIEYWLRCLKSAYVEAKERLGNVSIDDQTLPERLKSALSFFRKHKKLKASDYAAIMGLGRTQAVDDLKQLVNLGYIKRVGGGRSTVYEIIEK, from the coding sequence ATGAAGCTATTGTTTGATTATACCCCATCAATCATTAAATTATTACAAGAAATATCAAAGCTTGAAGGTGAACTTCAAGCAACCAAGTATACAATTAATGAGAAAGAATTGTTTGCATCAAAAGCATCCATTGAAGCTGTTCATTATTCAACAAAGATAGAGGGTAATGCTCTAACCCTAGAGCAGGTGACGTTAGCATTGAGTGATAAGTCTAGTTTGAAAATAAAAAATCAAAGAGATTTAAAAGAAGTCCTTAATTATGCCAAAGCTAGAAATAAAATTATACATGAGTTTGCAAAAGAAAAAACAATAACAGTTAAGCAGGTTTTAAACTTACATCAAACTTTACTTAATGGCATTGTGAGTGGAAAGTTGAAAGGTCATTTTAGAGAAGCACAAAACATCATTCAAGATACAAAATCTAAGTCTATAGTTTATATGCCACCTCAGTGGGAAGAAGTAGAAAGATTAATGCATGACTTGATTGTATGGACAAATCAAAGTTTATTTGCTGATACGAGTCCTCTTATTGTATCGGCATTGTTGCACTTTCAATTTGTGACAATACACCCATTTATGGATGGCAATGGTCGTTTGTCTAGACTGTTGTCAAACTATGTTTTATATGCAAATGGCTATACAGTTTTAAATTACAGTGCGTTAGAAAAACAACATGAAAGCGATAGGGCACTCTATTATCAAATGTTGAGAAAGCATCAAGCACAGACCTATTATGATATAAACCCAGATCAGAAGTTAAATGAATGGATAGAATACTGGCTGAGGTGTTTAAAGAGCGCGTATGTTGAAGCAAAAGAACGTTTGGGTAATGTATCAATAGATGATCAAACTTTACCTGAACGGTTAAAATCCGCTTTAAGTTTTTTTAGGAAGCACAAAAAACTCAAAGCATCTGATTACGCAGCCATCATGGGGCTAGGCAGAACTCAAGCAGTAGATGATTTAAAGCAGTTGGTAAATTTGGGATATATTAAAAGAGTGGGTGGAGGTCGTTCTACAGTATATGAAATTATTGAAAAATAA
- a CDS encoding mechanosensitive ion channel translates to MHFMVNPTFQSQYLEKFTAIWNFPLVTFSGRTIAINNIIIAVLVLISGLILSKLISKFLERHFFKKFKLDIATSATVRVVTNYIFIVLFSLLALHFANIPLTIFTFLGGAIALGIGFGSQNIINNFISGLIVLFERPIKVGDFVDIDQNLGLVEHIGPRSTRLLKPDNTHVIVPNSWLLEKKVLNWNFRDRKVRTSVLVGVAYGSDLETVFKQLYQACEQSSQILKKPAPTVLFESFGDNALLFDVIFWVEVDTLLQRRQIESGLRFEINQLFIKSNITIAFPQRDIHLDASKPLPIQLINKSKIN, encoded by the coding sequence ATGCACTTTATGGTCAACCCTACTTTCCAATCGCAATATTTAGAAAAGTTTACAGCTATCTGGAATTTTCCTTTAGTAACTTTTTCTGGAAGAACCATTGCAATCAACAATATTATCATTGCTGTTTTAGTTCTCATCTCAGGTCTCATTTTATCCAAACTGATCAGCAAGTTTTTAGAACGTCACTTTTTTAAAAAGTTTAAACTGGATATTGCAACATCTGCAACGGTAAGGGTAGTAACCAACTATATTTTTATTGTTTTATTTTCGTTATTAGCACTGCATTTTGCCAACATTCCCTTAACAATATTTACGTTTCTTGGCGGTGCTATTGCTTTGGGAATTGGTTTTGGAAGTCAAAATATCATCAATAATTTTATCAGTGGTCTGATTGTTCTTTTTGAACGCCCCATTAAAGTCGGTGATTTTGTAGATATTGATCAAAATTTAGGCCTGGTAGAGCATATCGGCCCGCGCAGCACAAGGCTACTCAAGCCAGATAACACCCATGTCATTGTTCCCAACAGTTGGTTACTTGAAAAGAAAGTATTAAACTGGAATTTCAGAGATAGAAAGGTCAGAACCTCTGTATTGGTAGGTGTTGCTTACGGCAGTGATCTTGAAACCGTTTTTAAACAACTCTACCAGGCATGTGAACAAAGCTCTCAAATTTTAAAAAAACCTGCTCCCACGGTGCTGTTTGAGTCTTTTGGTGATAACGCTTTGTTATTTGATGTCATTTTTTGGGTAGAAGTGGATACTTTATTACAAAGAAGACAAATAGAAAGCGGACTAAGGTTTGAAATCAATCAACTCTTTATAAAAAGCAATATTACCATTGCTTTCCCACAAAGAGACATACACCTAGATGCCTCAAAACCTTTACCCATACAGCTAATCAATAAATCAAAAATAAATTGA
- a CDS encoding mechanosensitive ion channel family protein, translated as MFENFNDDYSLKLLLTAGIFIVTVFLRFMGKKVINTWNIPSFEMQLKYRNTLKRVLSVVLLFAVFMIWGASIKGFAVSIAAFAAALVLATKELLLCVLGSIVKSSNQAFTFGDRIQIGPVRGIVIRQSLLGTTLMEIGPGETVHHLSGKKVFIPNSQLLVQVIKNESLGSQYIFHSFQIVLKLDEKWKIHEENLLKVCFNEYQVFEAKAKKAISALAQEKGIYKPSTEPKIAIDLSEAEKIKFTVRIACPEGEANFIEQKITRAFLESI; from the coding sequence ATGTTTGAAAACTTCAATGATGATTACTCTTTAAAGTTGCTATTGACCGCGGGTATTTTTATTGTAACGGTCTTTTTAAGATTCATGGGTAAAAAGGTAATCAATACCTGGAACATTCCCAGTTTTGAGATGCAGTTAAAGTATAGAAACACCTTAAAAAGAGTTTTGTCTGTGGTCTTGTTGTTTGCAGTTTTTATGATTTGGGGAGCCTCGATTAAAGGATTTGCGGTTTCTATAGCGGCATTTGCAGCGGCCCTTGTATTAGCTACCAAAGAGCTATTGCTGTGTGTATTAGGAAGTATTGTTAAGTCATCGAATCAAGCTTTTACCTTTGGTGATAGAATTCAAATTGGTCCAGTTAGAGGGATTGTTATTCGTCAGAGTCTTTTAGGAACAACATTAATGGAAATTGGCCCTGGAGAAACCGTTCATCATCTTTCAGGAAAGAAAGTTTTTATTCCTAACAGCCAGCTACTGGTGCAAGTGATTAAAAATGAAAGTCTGGGCAGTCAATATATCTTTCATTCATTTCAAATTGTTCTTAAATTAGATGAAAAATGGAAAATACATGAAGAAAACTTGTTAAAAGTATGTTTCAATGAATATCAAGTCTTTGAAGCCAAAGCTAAAAAGGCCATATCAGCATTGGCTCAAGAAAAAGGTATTTACAAACCGTCTACAGAGCCAAAAATAGCCATTGATCTTTCTGAGGCAGAAAAAATTAAATTTACCGTTAGAATCGCCTGCCCTGAGGGTGAAGCTAATTTTATAGAACAAAAAATAACCCGCGCATTTTTAGAGTCTATATGA
- a CDS encoding RimK/LysX family protein: MKKNLNIIGWREWIALPELEIEKIKAKVDSGARTSSLHAHKLKLIKKSDGDYAQFFVHPHQDSSKDKVFCEAKIIEYRNIKSSNGLTEKRPIVQTIIKIMDQSWLINLSLTNRDEMGFRMLLGRTSISKRFLIDVSKSFITSKGVKTL, translated from the coding sequence ATGAAAAAAAACTTAAATATTATTGGTTGGAGAGAATGGATTGCTTTACCTGAGTTAGAAATAGAGAAGATTAAGGCTAAAGTTGACTCTGGAGCAAGAACCTCAAGTTTGCATGCGCATAAGCTCAAGCTTATAAAAAAAAGTGATGGGGACTATGCTCAGTTTTTTGTTCATCCTCATCAAGACTCTTCTAAAGACAAAGTTTTTTGTGAAGCAAAAATTATAGAATATAGAAATATAAAAAGCTCTAATGGCTTGACAGAAAAGCGCCCCATTGTACAAACCATTATAAAAATAATGGATCAGTCTTGGTTGATCAATTTATCATTAACCAACAGGGATGAAATGGGCTTTAGAATGTTGCTGGGCAGAACCAGTATTTCTAAACGGTTTTTAATTGATGTCTCTAAATCTTTTATAACATCGAAGGGGGTAAAAACTTTATGA
- a CDS encoding RimK family alpha-L-glutamate ligase yields MKLAILSRNKKLYSTQRLREAALSRGHKVKVLDTDKFAIDLEMGAPELFYKQKRLAEYDAVIPRVGASLTYFGTAVVRQFQQMNVFCVNTADSILNSRDKLKSFQILSRHNIGLPKTTFVKQKNDVFPAIERVGGAPVIIKLIEGTQGIGVLLAEKAEVAASIIELLQSQKQNILIQKFVKESRGKDIRAIVVGDQVVAAMRRVAQGQEFRSNIHRGGKTEQVELDETYKKTAVRAAQIMGLKVAGVDMLESEQGPQVMEINSSPGLEGIEMCSGLDVAGSIVDYIAAQVDFPELDIRQRLTVSSGYGVAELYIPEGSDYLGQTIEETGLREKDINILTLYRGVKVIPNPKAARVLEAEDRLLCFGKLKEMKTLIPEKERKRRRPKLKQLPASARDIHIDP; encoded by the coding sequence ATGAAGTTAGCAATTTTATCAAGGAATAAAAAACTCTACAGCACACAAAGGTTAAGAGAGGCTGCATTAAGCAGGGGGCATAAAGTAAAAGTTCTCGATACAGATAAATTTGCGATTGACCTTGAAATGGGAGCCCCTGAGTTGTTTTACAAGCAAAAACGACTTGCCGAATACGACGCCGTTATACCTAGAGTAGGCGCATCTTTAACATACTTTGGTACGGCAGTGGTGAGGCAGTTTCAACAAATGAATGTTTTTTGTGTGAATACGGCAGATAGCATTTTAAACTCAAGAGACAAGCTAAAAAGTTTTCAAATTTTAAGTCGCCATAATATTGGGTTGCCTAAAACAACTTTTGTAAAACAAAAAAATGATGTGTTTCCTGCAATTGAAAGAGTAGGGGGAGCACCAGTGATTATTAAGTTGATTGAAGGCACTCAAGGTATTGGTGTGCTTCTTGCGGAGAAAGCTGAGGTTGCAGCCTCTATTATTGAACTTTTACAAAGTCAAAAACAAAACATTTTAATTCAAAAATTTGTCAAAGAAAGCCGTGGTAAAGACATCAGAGCGATTGTCGTTGGTGATCAAGTGGTTGCAGCCATGCGTAGAGTTGCGCAAGGACAAGAGTTTAGAAGTAATATCCATAGAGGCGGAAAAACTGAGCAAGTTGAGTTAGATGAAACATACAAAAAAACAGCAGTTAGAGCTGCTCAAATTATGGGTTTAAAAGTTGCAGGTGTAGATATGCTAGAGAGTGAACAAGGCCCGCAAGTTATGGAAATCAACTCTTCTCCAGGTTTAGAAGGTATAGAAATGTGCTCAGGCTTGGATGTTGCTGGATCCATTGTTGATTATATTGCGGCACAAGTGGATTTTCCAGAGCTAGATATTCGCCAAAGGTTGACCGTCAGTAGTGGTTATGGTGTGGCAGAGCTTTATATACCTGAAGGTTCAGATTATTTAGGGCAAACGATTGAAGAAACAGGTTTAAGAGAAAAAGACATTAATATACTCACCTTATATAGAGGAGTAAAAGTTATTCCTAATCCAAAAGCGGCACGTGTGCTTGAAGCTGAAGATAGGTTGTTGTGTTTTGGTAAGTTAAAAGAGATGAAAACGTTAATTCCTGAAAAAGAAAGAAAACGCAGAAGACCTAAACTGAAGCAGCTGCCTGCTTCGGCACGAGACATTCACATTGATCCATGA